TGTTTGCTGATCTTCTTCAATAATAAGTTTTGGTATAAGATCTAGCAAATTTTCTGCTCCACTAATAGGCTGAAATTCAAACTTCTTTTGAAAGTGATCAACCAAAGCTTCAGCTATTTTGTCTTGATCTGCAACTATATTACCCTCAGTGTCTTCAAGCTCACTAATCATGTTTTTGGcatttcttattttcattttagTATGAAAAAAATTGGTATTAGCTGAACCTTCTTTTATCCACTTGACTCTAGCTTTTTGCCTCATTAGAGTATTGGCTTGAGTTTCTCTACTAGCATGTTCATTTTGATCTTGAACTAAATTAGCAAGAGCATCCTCATCAAATGGATTAGCATCTGAAATTTGAGTTGCCAAATTTACTTTATCTGCAGCTTCCTTAATCTTTACTTGAACATCACCAAAGACTTCCCAGTTCCATGTGTTGAGAACCTTTTTTAACTCCTTCAACTTgtgtagaaactgaaaagcaGGACCCCCTACCACATTTTGAGACCAACAATTTGATACAACTTGCATAAATTCTGGATGATTGAGCCATattttttggaatttccttggagTGTTTTTTGGTTTGGGAATATTAGCACATCCTCCTAACAAAGGTGCATGATCAGAGACAATTATCATGACAATCTTATACCCCCAATCACTATACATCTGCAACCATTTTTGATTAAAAACAACCATGTCTAAATTGCATAAAATTCTCCTGCTTCCATGTTGACAATTAGACCATGAGTATTGTAATCCAGTTTTGGGAGCTTGCACTAACTCACACTGATTTAGACAATCATTAAATTCTAATATTGAATTTCTGTTAGGTACTTTACCACCCACCTTCTCATCTTGAGTGAGTACTGCATTAAAATCACCTAAAATAATCCATGGTTTATTAAGATCACTTATAATCTTCATTTCTGACCACAAAAACCTTCTCTGAATAACTTTGACATGTGTATGAACACCAGACACCAACACATCACCAACACTTACAGTTAACATCTGACTAGAAACTGAAATAACTTGAGGCTGTTGTATACCTTTGTTCCAGAATAACCGAATATTTCCTTTCATACCAGGACTAGAGTTATGTATGACCATTTTTTtccaaatatttcaaataagatgttgaaagtttaaaaataaaattttatcatgaactccaggtcttttcaaactttcctttaaccctaaggatcattatttattacttttattgcgaacaaacctacgttcctaaaagtatttgcaaagttcatgctttgaaagTAAATTCGGGTTTTCATGAAATCTAATAAACAAAAAACttttctactgcaactagaccatgtctatgcaAAATTTTATGTATCTCTTCCATATTAAGGACTTTTACTCGTTTCCTAAGCTAACGAACGAACGAGAGCATTTTggcgttttctaaaaatccttcataaatcctacaCATGCTTGCAACTATGGGGTTTCGTCTTGTGAACAATTCATGAATCATGAAACACACAGCAAAAAAAAATTTGCACGGACTTACCTGTCGGCGCAGGCCGGAAATCTGCCGGACGGTGATCAGACGGCGGCGGTGCTGGAGCTGGTGTGAAAATTTTTCCTCCTCCCTGCTGCTCGAGCATACAATAAAGAGAAGATATGCTCAGTTGATCAACAATAAAAAAAGAATTAAGgttatttatcttttatattacTTTTATTACCAAAACCtaatacgcatgggttttcttttttggacttgggcccgcaaacgctaaaccgaccaaaagtGGGATTTTTGATCAACCAAATCGACAACAGCTCACCTCTTCATGTTCACAAAATAACATTTTCTCATGCCTTTAGGATCCGCATTTGAACATTTGCTCGTATGTGACATCATTACGGCAAATCGTGGATTCTGACAaaacctttgtagactgagttcaaccactgatctcatcgactgaaaatcaccatttaatgcatactgcgaaacatgactatccctcactacgcatgagacttaatgttgatggtggattttcaataaagggcaaaaccgtaaaattataatacatgtttctgacacggattTCGGGAATGCAaccattcatattttacgaagccacgaCGAGTATGTCTTTCGAGAAGCCTCCACTagttgagcgttcgatccctgacatttcatcgtgacctctatgcagaataacacaattgggcggttctccgtagatcgagatcttaacgccttcaggatatcggtgacactcactgttccctcactgcaggagagagacccacctccaaaTAAAAGAATAGTTGCGCggtggacgccttcaggacgtcgtcgacactcaccgttccctgactatgtggagagaccgtgtatagattcaggcggttctccgtagattgagagcactaatGCCTTCAGGTCTTAGATTCAGGcggttccctgactatgcacccgtTGGATGGATATGACgccttaactggctaatatctttcctacgatagattaattctgccgtgacatttaccactgaattcccagaataatctattattgctcctattccatggtcgaatccacggcctgatcccatggaatgataataaccattgctccgattccatggtcgaatccacgtcctgatcccatggaatggcaataataattgttccaattctatgatcgaatccacgacgaAGATCTCATagtgtattatctcattactctgattgcacgaatctcatggaatggtaatagataacttTATTACTCCgactctatggtcgaatccacgatcccatggaatgataatgcttgttttattattctgagttcatggtcgaatccatagttgaacctatgaattgataataaataactacttaaTATATTACTtcatttcatgaattattctccactgaattttatgaattagtaataaatactcaacaaccgggcatctggaccatcactgagtaagccccacagaaatggtgcaagtgtactcgacaatgatgcacgactaagcacccggatgcacaaacgagcatccaaaaatgtggacagatgaggaatcctacgcaaaaatggagaaaacaacaaataataaataaaataataagaggcgcctagAGGTCGGGCCTACCGGCCGATcggacatgccctagccgtggccggtcccatgcctcttatattattttgccctattttgttattttcatgaactcatgaaaaactccttcaatttagcaactttccttgtttgtgcaaagCTCATGAGTTCTCCATaatttcatggattcatgaaaaataatattataaaataggtaaaggtgtgcgggaccgggaaaacctagccggccggccatgctcaagtcgtggccggtcccacacctcacaatccctagctcatgaaactccttggtttgagctaaattcatgattccttcatattttctcaaattttgctcgaatcatgaaaaaccaaaagccaacatggtcacatgaccgactagcctctcacggaaattttaaatgttaaaatacttttattttaatatttacaaaatattgatcaattgagcataaatgctcattccaacaaaaatcaagaatttcagccaagaagaaactcttctgaaaattcacaatgttgctcgaatgcacgtcaggaaatactgaaactctcagtactggGACATGGATTCCATGGACACGTGCATGCCTTAGTGACCGACCAGattcatccctagggcttgcacaaatccggtcctacaggatttcataattctgacctaatttgttcaattgctcatactgggcccaaattctctccaactaacctggggatttgctcaatcgagcaccagctggtcccacacccctaagggccggtttcatgccttcttggtcggtccctctgtagatggtggattttcgataagggcTAAAatagtaaactcataattatacgaagctctgatccaacaatcagacgtgagtattgagacacgggtctctcatcgaattctcaacggagagtactttctctcagagtacatgtagatatgtagtctcacgactgcacaatggcatatctcatgaatactgaacactttcaatgattatttctatatagtatcacgagatggacggctcctagaccgcttgctctgctagtatagagcgataacgtcttcaggaacaaacaacgagtttaccctgactatataaaggatatgacttaccgacaagctcatatcgggataattaatgctcctagacagcttgctctgctagtataaagccacaaagttaattattcctaattaagattaattctgccgtgacattcactactgaattcccagaataatctattattgctcctattccatggtcgaatccatgactggtaccatggaatggcaataacaattgctcctattccatggtcgaatccacgactggtcccatggaatggcaataaacagttgttctgattctatgattgaattcacggcttgatctcatagaataacaataactatataatctcattactccgatttcatgatggaatccacaactggtctcataaatggtaatagataaaccttaattactctgattatatggtcgaatgtacgatcccatggaatggtaatgctcactttattattctgaattcgtagtcgaatcctcagctgatcctatgaattaataataaacatcttattactcagttttgtgaattattctccactgaattccacaattagtaataaataatcaacaaccgagcgtctgagctacctctaagtaagccccgattcaaatggtgaaggtgtattcaacgatgatacactaacagtcaccgcacgaacgagtatttcaaaaatacaacgaaacgaaacctatgcaaaatagagaagaaaataataaataattaaaaatattgaccagggtgctgggagcacggacacacgacgactgaccgtgtcgtggtcaatcccacgccagttttatatttttaatgcatttttattattttccatgatttgatgaaaattctctcattttatcaaatctccttcgccttgaggaaactcctcggtttcgtggtacttccataaatccataaaaaataatataaaattaaggaaaggagtgtggggtgtgaccattggtcaaccgtccatgccttggtcccaaccggccccgtACCCagggttctttattattttattattattattatttctctaatttcatgaaaacactccttgatttcatggtatttttgcacaaatcatcaaataatactaaaataaaataaattatgaaaacttgtgggaccgggccttggccggccgtccatgccctagccggtcccacacgcccctttgttttattattttattattagttttccttgaattcatcaaattccttgatttcatggtatttctctcaaattaggaaaaattccctcaaatcatcaaaatacctaaaaatattaaaaaattaggaaaactagtgggaccgggccctagccggccggccatgccttccacggtcccacacgcccttgttttattattttaatatttttgcttccttgaactcatgaaaactccttcaaatcatggaaactcccaaaattcatcaaatttctcaaaattcatgaatttttcataaaatcattataaaattagggaaactcgtgggaccgggccctaaccgtccggccatgccttccatggtcccacacgccctttttttattattttaatattttttgcttccttgaactcatgaaaactccttcaattcatggaaactcccaaaattcatcaaatttctcaaaattcatgaatttttcataaaatcatcaaaatattataaaattaaggaaaaggcaccatgggaccgtggtcgcggccggccgaccatgccttgaccacggagtcccacgcctcctcattccttattttataattatttttcatcatctcacggtgttttcctcagtttcgtcgaaaccctaattttggcatattttctcgaatggatgctcaattgcacgccagaaaatatcaaaattctcaggactgagacgcggacgccttggggacacgagcacgctgcaaataatccatcagacgagcaacacatgctcagacgatcaaatattcaacaattcatcacatgagcaacacttgctcagatgacaaatatttgttcaaaccaatgaatattggttcaacaatcaatattcaacgatccaccgaataagcaatacttgctcacttcatcgtaagaactatacctctgtctcatgacatgttcaattcacgagtttcagaacatcatgttcaactcaacgactacatggactcatcttcccataaaaccacgaagtcatcaattgactaacaaactacgagacgtcaatcgtgtcacttgggggatatcacttagggttttggtctggcggtctacgacacgtgtgttcaaacacatgatggaatgtgatcaagtcgtgcaatcagttggaggaattcacgaggtagtgggtggaaaatcgaccaagtctccacacgttgagcaactggtttcaaacacgatctccacttccccactccttgattccatcaactgtcacacttcatggaatcatggtgtctacaattccagtaatataaataagtctctgaatcatgattgaatcatcagcatcaacattatcatcaatctcacgtctcatcgacaacacgagatcatcaactcatcaattgagcaactactctcaattgagcaatttcaatcattcagagcttatcatattcaaaattcacatacccacaatctttgattaccattgattccacacatttcccagcttccctcccacagatcaacccatcctctcttgtgaccgaatttactctggaacggtcattgtcttgatttaggccggagtactacagattgatctctcgaatctaaagcaacccctttgcagcggtgcatctgtgtgaggtttaacatttcgctcggttcgaggagtctcctctgtacggtcgtctcctcaattccttaaaaaccagcaaatcgtttttccccatctacagattggcgaccacagtgggagataattctctcggttgcaatctcaattcggtaggatggtcggtcttaggtatggttcagttaccaatccgggttcaacacccaactctaacattgcaagtcctagtggtactcccagcaagtactactcctattaacgttgcaggctctagtggtagctctaacaccactcctccggccagcaagatcacgtcacatgttactatcactcttccaagcactggtgctccagagatccccctgcaagtgacgacactggcgccatcaacaatccactcttcggttggtctcctgaagaaacaagaggaaatcagcttgatctcatgaaggttcagactgacgtggctgcaacacagaaagagttgtatgcttatctcaaaactctcacaaacAATTTTgtgtctgaacgaactcagcctcagcgcgaaaaaggagaagctaaagaaacatcttcaactgctgatcctaaaatctctccaatccatgttgtacaagatgaagaattcggcaaagctgcagatgactctacagcaaaggaacttgcaggcgtgatcgctcgtgaggacctggaacgcttcatggaggatcgaggaaaagacaaagcatcatctATTCATAGTTATCAACCTTCATACCATGTTTCTacgcaaataatttctttcccgaagggctacactcccccaacgttcgcactatataacggaacatggagcgctcgagaacacgtctctcgatccctagagacactaggagagcatgaacaaaacaaaatgatcccaatctacagatcctttctctgcgactccagactctctcagaacttcatgaagcagccaaacgatcagcgactactacacctgctttgctgagcaaagtctacaaggtcgaggaacctcggagcagccgacgcctgatcaacaaacaatacaatgtccaaccttccatgaacgttattgctcaagtaaaaggaaagctcctgctcaaacatgaaacatccaacacctcatcctacaaaagcattaagaaaggataaccaatcttacacaaacctcgatccggcattaacgaacggggagatgatcggacatactcaaacttatcatgaaccagtgatcgagttactagaagtctgggttcaagatggtgcaatcaaatcgctgctcatcatagagagccaactgaagaaaaatgaagaaacccaggtattgtcaccttcatagattcatcaaatcatccaacaagtaactgcaatattttgaagcaaattttcaaagagaaggttgatccacaatagcttcaatgAGGGACTGAAGAAGTACACAagagtcctctcccaatcagaagctttacactctctctgaacaacctatcaaagaggcagttcaatcccggtcgaacgtgaattgctctatctgtcgaaggcacgaaggagagacatgtacacagcactgaacacatcatgtcaagaagtccattccgaaaatacttcttgagtctccatccacggaccaagaggtgtacgagtggggactgcttaccacagtcaatctcagaagaaacgaatagGGAAGAACggtgatcgatgctgacaccgccatcaacagcattccactgaaaaccatcggatacACATGCATCACtcaacaagaagatactcatcctccatctcaatcagagaccttgaaggagcgctcggaaatacttatggctacatcattctcaaagtgaacataagttcaacctggacagaaaccaagtttcacataatcaggaagatccaggatatgccacgtccttcagaagagcgtggatccacgctgaaaagatgggtacttacaaagcgcctttggttgcatctctccaacaaagaaagttttgatccagaagatttgacggacattccatcatcagagcacttggacgaatttcgaactttgacgagattgaagcaagaacctgcaaaagatgcatagacattcatcaagaggttccacactcaggcaagtctcattcctcctgtgtctacgtcatttatttcctcacatgctatgtaTCATGGGGAattaattctgctagcaactctgcaagacgttatgagtggtaacttcaccgcattagtattttaccaagtggttgaatatgacATTTCTTTGAATCgatcactgagacgttcattgctgagatgatgttcaaacatggaaaagaacactttgggagtttccacatagccttgcaggagcgtccatgtgtgccacaaaattataAAGCTCTGAATTCTGCACAAGTAttgaatcccactgctgcaacgaaaggaatgttgaatcaacagaagaaagtcggggcacagacgatcaaacctaagacatgctcaaggggtatgacgcttcaacgctcaatcatTTAATaagccttcaaaattgtactcccaatcaaagagtacaccttcgataatggcgcctctgacttcaacacaaatatctcgacactgattcaacaccagcacggcactacattcgataagtcttcattatctcattataatacttctgaagcagatgcaacatcattcacacatgaATGTTAACAACTCCTTCCACATACACTGGAAAACCTGcagtgattccgtgaaactttatcgacgggacttctctacatcacaaaaccctacatgactgaggaacttgttcccttcaccgatctagaacggatatttctgctgctatcttccacaaaaacgtggattcacttacaaatccgcttcacgatacagtcatgctttcaagagcactcaagttgaactcccagtataccggattctcaactcactaactagttcgtgaacgtaaaaggctcactggatgaaggaacaaaaattatatctataattatagttctagccttttcggtctttagagcaacttcaaccatggtatc
This is a stretch of genomic DNA from Papaver somniferum cultivar HN1 chromosome 1, ASM357369v1, whole genome shotgun sequence. It encodes these proteins:
- the LOC113355377 gene encoding uncharacterized protein LOC113355377, with amino-acid sequence MVIHNSSPGMKGNIRLFWNKGIQQPQVISVSSQMLTVSVGDVLVSGVHTHVKVIQRRFLWSEMKIISDLNKPWIILGDFNAVLTQDEKVGGKVPNRNSILEFNDCLNQCELVQAPKTGLQYSWSNCQHGSRRILCNLDMVVFNQKWLQMYSDWGYKIVMIIVSDHAPLLGGCANIPKPKNTPRKFQKIWLNHPEFMQVVSNCWSQNVVGGPAFQFLHKLKELKKVLNTWNWEVFGDVQVKIKEAADKVNLATQISDANPFDEDALANLVQDQNEHASRETQANTLMRQKARVKWIKEGSANTNFFHTKMKIRNAKNMISELEDTEGNIVADQDKIAEALVDHFQKKFEFQPISGAENLLDLIPKLIIEEDQQTLHILPEEEEIKAAIFDMDPDSAPGPDGFSGIFFRSCWNIIKNDLVATIKFCWRRRFIPKGMNSSFLFLLPKT